The genome window TCTTATCTCCATCCAGTTCTACATTAAGAATGTCACAACTGTTAGCCCCCACAGTTCCTCTGCAGCTCAAGTGCGACACCCCTTTCTATGTGGTCCTGCATGCTATATTGCTCCTAGCAGTATATTAAAACTTATTGCTGCTTCTCAATGCCATAACTATGAAATTGGAAAATATAACACATATATGTTCATATGGATTACCTTCTAAAGTAGTACAGAGTTGATTTGAAGTTTGTTATAGGCTGCCCTCTTTATTTTTCTTCAGTTTATAGTAGATTTGATGTACATAAACTCATAGAGGTAAAGTCCAAAATACTATCTTTGTTCTCAAATATTTGTCGcccgctagtttatttttaaactaaaacgcgacaaataaaaaagaacggagggaatATGTCGCCtctttgtttatttatttatttatttatttagttTTGCACCGATCTATACTAGACTTGATGCATATGGCATGACGTTTTTGTGCTTCTGCTGCTATGCAGTAATACTGGAGTGGCTACGATGATGGAAATCCATGGTGAGATCAGGAGTGTCACTGAATAATTAGATTGCTGGGCTTCGTTCGTCATAGTCGCGTCGTGGCGAGTCCCCTCTGATTTTGCATATGCTCCACGGAATCACCGTTGTCCGGTTTGCTCCCCAGGCCCTGTACAGTGTAAACTTCTGAAAGTTGAAATTGCCCTTTGCAGAATACTGGTGTTGTAAATTATCACTGGTTGATTGGTGATATTTTGTAACTGTTTTTTTTAACAAGGGCTGTTATTTTGTTGAAGCCATTTAGGAAGAGAAAACTATTGCTTTTTTAGTGACATCGTGGAGTTAATTTGCTTGGATGAATTTTAAGAAACTAGTGCAACTGGTTAGGTATCTGTATATTGCTACGGTTTCTATAAATCACATAGGTAGATCTTATTTAGATGAGATAGTTTCAGACATGTTTCAAACCTTTACGATGAGCATCCGATGGTTTGTGAGAATGGTGGCGGCGGCGGTGTTCTGTTTGCGTACTCGTGACTTTAGGTCTCGGTGGGCGACAGGTGCTTGTGTCGGTGTCCCCCTTCTCAATTAAAATCTTACAATTTGTTGCCTGCCTGTGTGAGCGCGCCACTGGTTTACGAGTATATGTATAGGCTGGGTTTGCTGAGCGGCCTATGGCTCGGCGCGGTTTAGCTCCGCGGTGGTCCGTCACGGTTTAGCATACCCGTTTCCCAGTAGGCCCATTATGTCGTGCCGTGACTGATTTGGGGGACGGGTAATCCTCATAGACTGGTTATTAGGTTTCAACACAGGGTTCATCTTGATTGCATTGTGCATCTATAGAATGAGAAGAGTGGGAGGACATTCAAAGGGCAATAATCTCCAACTCCGGGAACGCTGGCGGACGATTTCAATGAGGAAAAATATTCAATGGTTTCAGATACAAAATAAAGCAGGTAAAAAGGGACTGTAATATGCTTGTTTAGTGGGCCATGCATTGGTTTTGAAGCAAAATCGACATTATTGGCCTAATAGAATTTGGAAGCCATTTGCATTCCACGATATGCCAAATGGAAatcagaaggggggggggggggggggggggggggggggggggggggggggggggggggggaccttAACCGCTCTCCATGATGGTAGTCTTAGCACATGAGTCAAAGTATTACATTACATGATTCTTCCGTCTAGGTTCGTCCTCCAACCAAGAAATTGCAGCTTTATATTTCGTTCTATAACCGTCTGTTTGCGTATATTAAATTGAACCGGGCACTGCAAATTTTGGTTCGATCTGTAAACCGAAACCCACTTCCAAAGTAGCCTCAAGTGTCAGAAAGATGCTATAACTAGAGTGTTCAATTTGCTACCTGTGGCAACCACATGAAATTCAACTAAAATCATCACAGTGCAAACAGATAATGCGCATTTGCAGCTTGAAAGGGCAGCGTAGAACCACAAAAACTTCTATGTCATTACAACATTGTTGAATTGTGGACCGTCGGGTCCAACTCTGAACCTAATCAATTTACTTAGGCTACGTTAACAAAACTGCAATGTTGTTGGTAAGAAACCTAAGTAAAAATACAAACATCAAGTGACAGATTATCACAGGGGGCTGCACCTTTGACCCTGTTCGGTTTTATCAAACCGCAAGGATTGAGAGGGATTGAATCCCCTACAAGTCAAAACCTCCCTCAATCCACTCTAATCCCGATGGATTAGGGATGAAACCAACAAAGCCTTATGATTTGTTATTACAAAAGGAACAAACCCACACACAATAAGTTGGAATCTTTCTAGAATCTTTTTTTTTTGCGTAATGGTTGCAAATAAGTATGGCTAGAGACAGAGAACAAAGGTTTGAGGTTTCTAAATTACAAAGCAAATATTCAATGTCCCAAACATGCCTCAGTCCAACAGTAGACTATCTTTCAAGAACGAACCAACTTTAAACTTTCCTGGGTTCTGCTTGGGGCTTCCAGAGACCAAGACGGTACTTGTGTGCAAAACTCAAAATCAATTTTCTCTGCATTGTAGGAGAATAACAATTAATAATTAAGATTAGCACAGATGCTTGTTCTCAATCTTAACATTATACAAAAAAAAATATTACAGAACTACACGGCAAACAGTATTTCAATCATGAAAAAAATGTTTGCAATTTAGATCCAACATTTATCTTAATCCACCAGCAAATGTTAAAGACAGAAATTAGCACATAGCAACAGGTTAAATGGATTTTGCTTCAACCATGGGTCCAAGTACAACTAGATTTGGTTATACTGTACAACCAAATTTGGTTAAACTTGATTTAGAGCCCGAGTACAACCAAATGTTTCCGGAGGTCATAATTTTGCTAGATACATAGATAGGAAAAAATTTGGATACTAAAATCCTGTTTTTCCCAGTTTCTCCTAAATGGTCGTTTAGTATGTTTAAACACCATATTAACACTGCACGATGATGTCATTTCTGTTTAATAGTCCATCTATCCCGTTTAATTGACCGTTTAACCTGTTTAATGTATGTTTAGCCTGAGTAATGACTAAACATTAGGTGATCGACTGTTTACTTTTTGGTGTTTAGGAAAACACTGGTTTTTCCAGTAGTAAAATAATGTGTTCTAACTGACTTCTATCTGGTTTTCAAAAATATGAAAAATGTACATAAAAACAGTATAGATGTCATTTTCCAATGCAAAAATATTATCCCAATTACAATGAAAATTTAAAATTAGCATTTATCGAATTAAAAAAAAAACACTACGTACTAAACCTAAAAACTTTCAGTAAATATGGTAAGTAGACAGTTCTAGAATCGGCCTTCCTAAACCAATTAATCCAGAATAAAAAAACTCGGCCGGAAtggaaagaccgccctcccgatattatattatattaagaagagaccgaaacatggttCCGGCTGACAAAACCCCCGAACCCTGGCCCCTTATCACTAACGGGCCGATCAACTGCCCACTCTACAACAGCCCAGCCAGAGGGTGGTGCATAGGATATCGATCCACGAGAGCGGGCGGGAcacaacgaggggatttttttaaccaagcccgaaATTCGCCCCCGACGGGGATCAAACCCGGAACCTAAAGGTGCTAATCGGAAGCCTTAACCGTTACGCTAGAGAACCATTCACCAATTAATCCAGAATCAATTGAAATGTTCATGATCCAAACAAGGCATCTAAAAATTTGTAGTAAATTTAAAACTTCAGTAGGTCCACATGTAAATGTAGATACTACTACTCAACATTGCTCACAATAATACTTTAGAACTGAAAATAACTCACAAACTATGACAATGTAAGTAAGGAAGTGTTAAATCTCATCGATAAAATTACAAAGTAGTGTATTTCCTTTATTTAGAGTACAGATAGTCCATTTCCTTGGAAGCATCCAAAACCACCCAAGGAATACCCCACATATTTCGTTATGAAAGAATTTAAGTGACTAAAGCAATcagcttattgccttgcaattaaaAGTCAAAACAATCAAAATAACTAGCGCGTTGTTTATAATTCAGTGTTTCCATTCTAAAACATTGGTACCATGATCTGGCTTTAAATCTGAGTTTAAGTTCCTAGAGCCTGAAACAAAAATGCATGGAAATTTCTCATAACACTGATGTTATTGACTTTCATGTGCTTCAAAAACACCATTATTCAAGCCTTGATTGGTCATGGCCACGAACTCATGGACATAGACATCAATGAAAATTAATGTCAAAGTAGCAGTGCAACAGTACAGTACAGCACATTCTTTGCATTCATATATTCCTAACAATAATATTGAATACAAAATTTGTATCCTGTGCACTCTCAAGATATCATATCATTAAAAATATTAATTGAAAAACCAACTGAATAACTTAACCACAAAAAGTGCTCTCAGCATTAACGCATGCCAATCGCTTATCACATTTCTCATTCAACATTAAGTATTTAATAAAGTTTAGATAATGCTAGGAGACCAGTACTGATATTGTAATCTTGTTGGCTAGTCAAGCTTGTAAAGTGACAGGTTAATAGGCTGCAGCTAAAAGTATGGCCTAGTTTTTAGTATTTTTAACACCAACTAGCCAAAAGGTTTCAATTCTGTGGTGATCTTGGTTGCTCGGTGGCTGTGGAAACATCGCAACGCTTGTGTTTTTGAGAGGGCATCTCCTTGTGTCCACCTCCTGCAGTACATCGATGATGATGCCACTCGTTGGTCTTTTGCTGGTGCTTCTGGTTTGGCAAGGTTCTAGCCTGAGTCCGGTACTCCGGTTGGCAGTAGTAGAAAGATTAAGCTTGTTTTAATGAATCCTTTCTTGTACTCTTGTTTTTTGGCCTCCGTAAGGATTTGTATTTGGACTGTTCTGTTTCTGGTCTATTGTTGGACCatcttttcttcttaatataacgaTGCACAGTTCTCTtgtgtgttcgagaaaaaaacagCAACCAGCCAAAAAAACAATTCTCTCACAAGAAACATATCCCATTAGCTTCGTTTTTCATTAGAGTTTTTTCAGCTTCTGTGGCCACTAGATAGATGTAGGATATAATAAAACCTAAGGGATACCACCCCAACAAAATAATCACTAGAAATTATGCTTGGCTATTTGTCGTAAAAGCATGTTAAGTTCAACCATAAACATGCAAATTGCATCACATCTTAGGCAACCTAACTATACGAAAAGAAGAAATTTATATGTCAGCAACCCAAAAAACACAGCAGCAAATCTCCTCACTAATATTTGACAAGAACATACAAATTCAGATTGGATGCAACAATACAATATTTGTACAGGAGCATCATAGCCTTATACAGACAAAACACAATCAATCCCAACATTTATGCGACGAAACGCTAAGAAAACAAGTCACCACATCAGCAACTCGCTTGTGGACTATAGACTACAAGTGGCACAAGAGGAGGAATCAAATCCTTACATGCTTGCAGGGGATGCCGAGCTTCTTGAGCCGCAGCGTGCGGGCCTCAAGGAGCCTCTGGAGGTCGCCGCCCACAGCCTCCTCCAGCTTCGCGGCGTGCGCCTCCACCCCTTTCCCGACGCCGTTCAGGAACTCCACCACGCCGACCTTGGCTGCACCCGGGAAGGAAGGATCCGACTCCAGTCACGAAAAGCAAGCAGAAGCAGCACGGGATTTGTTatggaggtcggggagggcgtaCCATGGTAGGGCTGGGCGTGGAAAGATCTCGCCTGGCCGGCGAGGAGAAAGCGGCACGCGTGAGAGGCGCACGCGAGAGCCATTTGACGGAGAAAGAAAGAGCCACTCTAGAGACGGGGAGGAGACGTTCTGGCGGGCTGGCGGCGGTGAGAAGGGCGCAGCGCAGCATGCAGAGCTCGTCGCCGTCCGCTTCAATGGAGCGCCTCTCCGCTCTTCGTAGCCTTTCCACGCTGCCCAGTTCGGCCCAACAGGCAATAGACAGCGGCTGTTCTCTCACATATAGCCCAGGTCCAGCTGCAGGCTTGAGGGCTGGCCTGCCATGGACTCGAATCTTCGTTTTCTTTAATGGCAGAAATCTGTTTTTTTGAAATGTTTTCCACCAAGGCACTCCGCACTAGGGCCGAATTTCCTGCTCATTTCTATTCGAAAAGCACCTACTACTCTATAAGGCTGTAAGAGCATCtctaatagttatgtaaatttagcACCCTAAAATatagatttaagaagttgctaaatcaCTTTAAGTAGTAGAAAAATATGTGCTCCAACAGTTCTCTATTTATTAGTTGCTAATTTTTAAAATTATCCACGTCAACAAAAAAAGTGAGCATGCTTTCTATTTTTAATTGAGCTAGCACATCAACAACCTTCCATAATGTCTTGGAAGTTCGAAGTTGTCGATGGAGACCAGAAGGTCACCGCGACAACGGCATGAAGACAACACATGGCACCGGAGatagatttgtgctcaacgggacGGTGAGATGACACAAAACAGTGGTCGAAATATGGTTTCACGGTGGATTTAGAACCAACATTGATTTAGGGAGTCCCAACGTGGTTGGTAAATATAGGGATAAATTGGATTTTGTAGCGAGTTTGTAAATTTAAGGACCTGCTTTACATAACTGTTGGAGAAGAGTTTTTCCGGAAAACTTCTTAAATTCATATTTAGGGAGttgtttacataactattggagatgctctaagacaACGTCCCTGCTGCCCTGCTCTCCGTGGATGGAAGGACGAAATTATAGGGATGCCTCCGCGCCCGCCCCGCCATCCTTGCCCTCGCCTCGCTCTGCATCGATGGAAGGGCGTCGTTCCAGGGATTACCTCCGCGGCAGCCCCCACCATTCTCGCCCCCGTCCGCTCTCCGCCATCCTCGCCCCACCCGCCCCCACCATCCACAGGGCGACACCATGCCCCCGCTCCTCTCCCCTCCGTGCCATCCTCGCTCCGCGCCCGCCCGCACACCCCGCCATCCTTGCCCTCCTACGGGCAGGTCCTCGGCGCCCCTTCCCTTACCCCCATCGTCCCCGCGTATTTGTATCCGGGGTTCGCTCAGGTTGCCTTGCCTCGCCAGGGCCCACAGCGCGGTCAGGGAGCATGGTGGGTGGGGGTAGCGTCGTAGTTCGATGGATTAGGTCTATATGTAGCGTCGTAGTTCCCCAATctcaatcttcacctctcttcagGTCTATGTCGTCTAGACACGCTTTGGGTCGACAACCGGAGCAAACCTATGATCTCTCCTCTCCAGCGGGGTCCCTCCAGAGGGGGGCAAGATCTAGGTTCTACATGAAGCCCTCTATGTCATCGCAGAGAAGAGCATAGCTATCTACGTGCATCACGAACAGACTGGTGACATAGGGCGGACCGTCCGTTAATCAACCGCTCCACCAGCCTGCAGAGAAATCCCCAAGGTACTGCACGAGCAAACCCTAGAGATCATTAGTATTTTGCCCAAAAAGTCGCCAACAATTATAATATATGTTATTTCAAGTTTTACCTAAGGTCGAGAAAGATATGAGTTAAAAATGGGACCTACTCCTTTTTATAGCTAACTCCGTTGTTTTTGTTCACCTTCGGCTAGCGAGGCTGCGTTGTGTGCTTTTTCGTGTTGTGTTGGGTTTAGGTGTTTTCGCCCCGCCCATTCAGGAGGCAGCATTACTTGATGACAATGGTGAACTGCTAGTTAGATTAAAAAGAAGTAAAAAAAACTTTTCTTAAAAGGGATAACGGTAAAAATCAGGAAAATCAGTGTTTTATAGCAGTATAAAAAACTAGTGTTTTATAGCCGTAAGAGATTGATAGAAGCTCATGATCGGAGTGTGGCAACGGAGAGCCACATGAGTAGTTATCTGAGATTCAAGTGCCTCTTCTATAGCTACCCCATTCGAGTATATATCCATTTGTTTGGTTGTCAGGATCAGCATATCCTGGTCAAAGCGCAGACGCAGGCTGGGCATAGCCTGCATGCACTCATGCAAACCAAAATAACTCCATTTGTTTGGTTGTTTGTCCATAATTAACCAGGATCAACACAGCCCCTGTTTGGTTTGCTGTTTGGCTGCACGACTCAACTACATATCTAAAACTACAATGCCATAGACTAAAACGCTTTTCAAAACACTTATAAATTTACACAGTTATAAATTACACTTGTAAATTTACACAATTATAAATTACACTTATAAATTTACACAATTATTCTCAAAGCCTGGTTCACACGCTTGAAGATAGTATCTTACACAATTCTACCTTGCAAAAATTGCTTAACTATTCAAGGATTTCCACATCTGTTACACAACTCCCATAGCATCGCTACAGATTTCATAAGGGCCAAAATTTCCCACCTGATAAAGTATACCAAAATTTCCCACCTGATAACGGCCAAAATTTACACAATTAAATCGCTACTGATCCTGGTTAATATGTTCAACACGAAATTACAGAAAATAGCTCACCTTAAATCGCTACAGAAAATACATAGCTAACAGATTATACAAGAATAGGTGCTGTAATAAACAGTCAACAGTAACTAGATTAGCCTCAAAAGAACAGATATTTAACCAGATTTACACAGCATACAAATGTTCTTTGACAGCAGCTACATTGCAAGTGAATCTGAAATAGCAGATAAAAAACTCAAATAGCAGATAAACCCATTTGGTCACACAAGACAACAAGACTTCAAACAAGTGAATCTGAAACACCAAAACCAAACAGAAGAGAAAGCAGACACTAAATAGGACAAGTGAGTTTTTGGGACTTATGACTTGAAACAAGTGAATCTGAAACACCAAAACAAGTACTAGCTCATGAGGTCTGGCACTTAGGACTTCAATCAAGTGAATCTGAAACACCAAAACCAAACAGCAAAATAGAAATTGCGGCACTAACCCTTGTCAGTCCTTAAACCAGATCAAGTGAATCAAGATAGGACACTAGGACTTGTAAATATGAAATAGTTATTAATATTAGCCTCAGCTCAGTAAAATTGATCCTACATGACAGTGTAGCCAGCTACTAAATAGTGATAAAGGATATAGATAGGAGTATCAGTTCTCAAAAACCAAAACCAGATCAAGTGTAGCATATCTGTTCTTAAACACCAAAAACagcaaaacaacataaatgaCTGTTATTAGTGGCTGGCTAACTGAGTAGGCTTAATATTAACTTTTGTTATCATCATTGGCATATCAGATCAAGTGTAGCATATCAGTTCTCAAACAGGGAAATCCATAGGACTCAGGGAAACATCATTGttctcaagtaccaaatctgttcTTAATCAGGATAAAGGAGAGACACATCAGATAAACTGTAGCATATCTGTTCTTAAACAGGGAAACCCATTGAACTCAGGGATACATCACTGTTCTTAAGTAGCATCTAGTATAGATGGAATAGAGCAAGTGGACCAAATCTGTTCTTAAACAGTATATATGCCCTAAACCCATAGAACTCAGGGATACATCATTGTTCTAGACAAACATTGCTGCACCCAGGGATACATCAGTTATGGTAGTGCTTGGCTAGGAAAGTCTTGAGCCATAGGTCACGATCATCAGGAGTCATGTCCAGGAACACCAGGGAGGTGGCCTTGTGCTCCATCATGTGGTTTAGGGCATACATGAGAGCCTCCCTAGAGAACCCAGGACAGTTGATTACAGCATTGTAGATCCCAGGTGCTGCTTCAGCATGGATGCTTTCACGGACAGCAGCAGCAACATCAGATACAGCCTCTttcatcccattgaacacagcaacATCTTCATCAGTCATGTACCTCTTCCTCTTCCCTAAGTTGGACATAGGCTTGGTATCAATGGAGTCACCAGGGGTACCCTTATCAACAGTCTTTCCCTTGCCGGTTAGATTGGAAGCATCAACAAACTCTGAGGTCACTTCAATGCCATCATCTAAGATGTCAACAATGTCACTTGGCTTGCCCAAAGGCTCATTTGAACCCATTGCAAACCTACCAGTGGCAACCCCACTTCCAAAAATGATTTGCATAGCCATATAGTTCTCTATGGGCCTATTGAGGTAATCAGCATCTTTTGGGTGATCCTATTGAGTTAGCAACTCAAGTTAGCAATTTCAAGTTAGACCAAATTAGAGAAATGGAAGGTGTTGGTCCTAACCTTGATGTAAGCAGCATAATGACCCTCTTCTAAGCTTATGACAAAGGTATCCTCATCCCAAAGAGCGCCACTAATGTCCTTTAGTTTGCAAACTTTGACCCACCTAGACCTCCACTTACGAAGGTGATTGTACACTTGCTGGCCTGTTACTTCTTGGCCACAGAACTCGGAGACATTTTTAGCAACAGAGTTAAGGTGGATTTCCTTAAAACCCTTGTCAGTCCTAACCCCAGTACCTATCAAGTCAACAAAACGGCGTAGAACAAACCCAGACATTGCTGCACTCCACCTAAGAGCAGGCCTAGCCCCCTGGCTACCAACCCCAGACACCATGTCAGCCATAGCTGGAACAAGTAAAAGATTAGGGGGGAAGACAGATAGATATTCTCAGCATAGGAAAGTAGAAGTAGAAATAGTAGTAATGTCAGCATAGGAGAGTAGAAGTAGAAGTAGTAGTAATGTCAGCATAGGAAAGTAGAAGTAGAAGTAGTAGTAATCATCATTGCTAGTCAACAATGGTATCAGGATGTAAGTAATGTCATCATTAGCAACTAAGCACATCACACAAAGAAAGTGACAATGTTCATCATTGCTAATAGATCTATGAGCAACTTAGCACAGTACATAATGACCACTATCCCCTATTTTGCCACATCTGTTGAGCCCAATTGTCCCTGGTAGCAGACCAGGCAGCATTGTCCATGACAAGGTCAAGGGGAGCTCCCTCATGAACTTGATTTGCAGCCCATGTGTCTTCTAGTGGAATATGTTCATCATTCCCATGACGAAGAATCCAGTTGTGGAGGATACAACAGGCTAGAACTAGCTTTACTTGTGTCTTGTATGGATGGAAAGGTTTGTTGTATAATATTTTGAATCTGTTCTTCAAAGCACCGAAGGCCCTCTCTATTGTCACCCTTAGTGATGAATGTCTAAGGTTGAAGAGCTCTTTTGGGTTCTGTGGATTCCTCCCCCCATATTCACTCAAGTGGTATCGTGTGGCACGATAAGGGGGTAAAAACCCAGGCCTGACAACATAACCAACATCCACAAGGTAAAATTTACCTAACATCATAGATCATATATTAGGGAATACCAAGGGAAGTGTGTATTGTGTAGACCAATACTAATTTTTTTTACCTTGGGGCACTTTTAGACCATCTTCTCTCTCAAGGGCATCAGCAAGGATAAGGGCATCATGTGCTGATCCCTCCCAGCCAGCAAGAACATATGTAAACCTTAGATCAAAGTCTACAGCAGCTAAGATGTTCTGTGTTGTGGTGTGTTTCCTGCCAAGGAAGGCAGCTCTCTGATTTCTAGGAACTCTTGCTAGCACATGAGTGCCATCAATGGCACCAATACAGTCCTACACATTAGGGCAAACATTTGTTACTACAAACCCTACACATGAAAAGGAAGGGATTAGTAGTGGTGTGTTTGGATGGCTGACCTTGAAATAGGGGTACCATCTGTGACTATCTCTAATTTTGGTTGGTGTAGCAGTTGAAGGTGGCAAGATCATTTCATTTCTCAGTTCACCAACAGCATACAACACTTCCCTGAAGTATCTGCTTATGGTCTCAATAGACCTTCGAAAGGTCATGTGTACAACTCTAAACCTTTGATTATGACCTACCACATGTAAAAACATGGCAACCTGCTCCTCTACTGAGCTATGAATGCTATCTCTCAATAGCTGCCTAGTGCGAAAAAGGTCACACAACTGCATAAAAGGGGCCCTTCTCATCCTAAGTAAGTCAACACACTCAACATCAGTGGATTCATAAATGAATCTCAGGTTGTTTTGTCTCTCTTGGTCTCTTTGGTGCATTGGGCCATAAGTGATAGACCTCCTAGCATGCAGTCGGTGCCTCAACCATGCATCCAACCAGGCTGACATAACTGCTACAAGGACCACAGCCTTTGCAATTAGCCGCCGACGTGCAATAGCAGGATCCATTGCtagagtaataaaatagaaaaggagaTTAGAGGTCTAAGTTGGCTCACATGTACTGTGCTAGTTGCTAAAAAGGAATTTCATAGAACATTGATCTATAGCTCAGAAAATAGCAGTTTTATCATAGTGATGTGCTAGTTGCAAATATATGATAACAAATTTTTACACGAGCCACGGCTGCGACATACAAGAGATGCGCCACCCAGAggcattgaatcatcacataccaTTAATTGATAGCTCAGAGACTTAAACAAGTATGAGaacaacaagttgcaacaatagtTCACATTAAAGGTAGCATTCAGCTCAAAATAACAGAAATAACAATGACAAGGTAACATTCAACTTAAAATAATAGAATAGACAGTGACAAAGGTAACATTAAGCTCCAAATAACATAATAGATAGAATAGACAATATCATCGATCCTAGTTAATTAGGACCGAGAAAGGTGCCATGTTGATCCTAGCTAAATAGGATCAAACAACCAAACATGTATTAAATATACACATGAATGGTTCAAATTACTCAAATGTTTCTAATTCCAATTGTAACATGAATGGTTCAAATTACACATGAATGGTTCATATATAGTAACATATATTAAGTGTTGGCCTAAATGTACCATTCTTTTCTTGTTTTCACAAGTTTAACGTATACGAATATGAACAAGCAAAGGGAACAGGGATTACAGTTTACTTCAAACAGCATCTTGGCCTCAtgggtatcaaccagaacatgcgTGTGATATGAATGTGGAGTATGTGTGTTGTGTGTATCTAGTTGCAACCAATAAAAACAGAACATGACATGCGGGTAATTGTTATTTCAGTAGTAGATTTGAACAAACCTCAGCAGTCTTAATTAGATCCAATGGGTGTTTACATATATTTGTAATTAATTTTACTCAAAGATGCCTACCAGGAGGATGTCTGGAAATTGAGGGATAGATCTATTGATAACACATCAGTCATTTGCACATGAAATAACTTGCTAGACAACAATGAGTACATGAGTAATTTGAACACTAAAATTATACAGGCAAATTTCAGCAAAGAAATAACCTGCGC of Zea mays cultivar B73 chromosome 8, Zm-B73-REFERENCE-NAM-5.0, whole genome shotgun sequence contains these proteins:
- the LOC100277329 gene encoding uncharacterized protein LOC100277329; its protein translation is MALACASHACRFLLAGQARSFHAQPYHAKVGVVEFLNGVGKGVEAHAAKLEEAVGGDLQRLLEARTLRLKKLGIPCKHRKLILSFAHKYRLGLWKPQAEPRKV
- the LOC109941741 gene encoding uncharacterized protein, with the protein product MADMVSGVGSQGARPALRWSAAMSGFVLRRFVDLIGTGVRTDKGFKEIHLNSVAKNVSEFCGQEVTGQQVYNHLRKWRSRWVKVCKLKDISGALWDEDTFVISLEEGHYAAYIKDHPKDADYLNRPIENYMAMQIIFGSGVATGRFAMGSNEPLGKPSDIVDILDDGIEVTSEFVDASNLTGKGKTVDKGTPGDSIDTKPMSNLGKRKRYMTDEDVAVFNGMKEAVSDVAAAVRESIHAEAAPGIYNAVINCPGFSREALMYALNHMMEHKATSLVFLDMTPDDRDLWLKTFLAKHYHN